A genomic region of Paenibacillus sp. PL2-23 contains the following coding sequences:
- a CDS encoding helicase-associated domain-containing protein: MNTRQLETRMSRERQEALLRQPLWRPAAERGLTWLEAVKDRDCAASAINGLPAYASTALKTILLRLGAEAVTEEKLLQTLREHTGMAGAECRIAIRGLERAGFLVAVQKLWGERLYGVPADCYAVWLGVLLPVQLAPAASRARSAAEGSPKEPFGRRLLYAMAALAKADSSYTAKGLLPKKTAARLDEALQLDESRLNAFPLEWMHKEHYSLGTAFALTACSELGLLSKGEDRLELDMRRLGIWSAMTEEQRERELQDWVCSVLFRLVGAEALAAGVLLNAPTEEWCSVQQAETLLAEADAASTTMPSWTRLFHELGWMELGLADTDPCESLFKRRRFSSASDTEPIMVQPNGDIWVPPGCRYTIRWELELLGERQNAEEPVLYRLTQAAVSNALEQGRTREGLEQFLAEASGEESCSLHVQSLLREWTDKACRFAFQAVTLLRCDSQEMARHVKAIKEVYGLPLQEIGGLDFIVPGDSVTEIRRLLQKSGYPPRKGVIGVSGSPAARPSYPPLPHTDGDSAPIPPSEPSIRLLLEPIALHQYGLVQEETEVVLLPGIEQVPAAWWNEMRSYHDSTRKAFMQQAVALQTAVQLRLNGELQAFVPEQVEQRGREWAVTGRMVSGDRPEKSRLTPDMWEEMRLLLPNGLST, encoded by the coding sequence ATGAATACGCGGCAGCTTGAGACCAGGATGAGCAGGGAGAGGCAGGAGGCGCTTCTCCGGCAGCCGCTCTGGAGGCCTGCGGCGGAGAGGGGGCTGACATGGCTGGAGGCTGTCAAGGATCGCGACTGCGCGGCATCGGCGATCAATGGGCTGCCGGCATACGCGTCAACGGCTCTGAAGACGATTCTGCTGCGGCTCGGCGCGGAGGCGGTAACCGAGGAGAAGCTGCTCCAGACGCTTCGCGAGCATACGGGCATGGCGGGCGCAGAGTGCAGAATCGCCATCAGGGGGCTGGAGAGGGCCGGCTTCCTGGTGGCGGTGCAGAAGCTGTGGGGCGAGCGGCTGTACGGGGTTCCTGCCGACTGCTACGCCGTTTGGCTGGGGGTACTGTTGCCGGTCCAGCTGGCTCCGGCAGCGTCACGCGCAAGGTCTGCGGCAGAGGGCTCCCCCAAGGAGCCGTTTGGCCGGAGGCTTCTATATGCCATGGCGGCGCTGGCCAAGGCGGACAGCTCCTATACAGCTAAGGGGCTGCTGCCCAAAAAAACAGCTGCCAGGCTGGATGAAGCGCTGCAGCTTGACGAAAGCAGGCTAAACGCTTTTCCTTTGGAGTGGATGCACAAGGAGCATTATTCCCTGGGGACGGCCTTCGCTCTGACGGCATGCTCCGAGCTGGGGCTGCTGAGCAAGGGGGAGGATCGCCTTGAGCTGGATATGAGGCGGCTGGGCATATGGTCAGCAATGACGGAGGAGCAGCGGGAACGTGAGCTGCAGGACTGGGTATGCTCTGTCCTGTTCCGTTTGGTTGGCGCTGAGGCGCTTGCCGCGGGCGTTCTGCTCAACGCGCCGACGGAAGAGTGGTGTAGCGTTCAGCAAGCCGAGACGCTGCTCGCAGAGGCAGACGCGGCTTCGACGACGATGCCGAGCTGGACACGATTGTTTCATGAGCTTGGATGGATGGAGCTGGGATTAGCCGACACTGACCCTTGTGAATCGTTATTCAAGCGGCGGCGCTTCTCAAGCGCTTCAGACACGGAGCCTATTATGGTGCAGCCTAACGGGGACATTTGGGTGCCGCCGGGGTGCCGCTATACAATCCGATGGGAGCTGGAGCTGCTTGGCGAGCGGCAGAACGCGGAGGAGCCTGTTCTCTATCGACTAACGCAGGCCGCGGTCTCCAATGCCCTGGAGCAGGGGCGAACGAGGGAGGGGCTGGAGCAATTCCTTGCGGAGGCAAGCGGGGAGGAGTCCTGCTCCCTCCATGTACAGTCGCTGCTTCGCGAGTGGACGGACAAGGCCTGCCGATTTGCCTTCCAGGCGGTTACGCTGCTGCGCTGTGATTCCCAGGAGATGGCCCGGCATGTGAAGGCGATAAAGGAAGTGTACGGGCTGCCTCTCCAGGAGATTGGCGGTTTGGACTTTATTGTCCCCGGCGATTCGGTCACTGAAATCAGGAGGCTGCTGCAGAAGTCGGGTTATCCTCCACGCAAAGGAGTCATCGGTGTCAGCGGCTCGCCGGCAGCGCGGCCCAGCTATCCGCCTCTGCCCCATACGGATGGGGATTCCGCTCCGATTCCCCCTTCAGAGCCGTCCATCCGTCTGCTGCTTGAGCCCATCGCACTGCACCAGTACGGACTCGTACAGGAGGAGACGGAGGTGGTGCTGCTGCCCGGCATCGAGCAGGTTCCTGCCGCGTGGTGGAATGAAATGCGAAGCTATCACGATTCCACCCGCAAAGCGTTTATGCAGCAGGCCGTTGCGCTGCAGACCGCTGTTCAGCTGCGCTTGAACGGAGAGCTGCAGGCCTTTGTTCCCGAGCAGGTGGAGCAGCGGGGGCGAGAGTGGGCGGTGACCGGCCGCATGGTCAGCGGCGACCGTCCGGAGAAGAGCAGGTTGACTCCGGATATGTGGGAGGAGATGAGGCTGCTGCTTCCTAACGGGCTATCCACATAA
- a CDS encoding selenium metabolism-associated LysR family transcriptional regulator, with the protein MALNFHQLHIFYTVAERGSFSAAAQALHMTQPAVTMQVQSLEDYFGTKLLQRSTKRIDLTEAGRALMPYAKSSIELIRDTDQAMSTFTKQLKGRLQLGSSLTIGEYILPRLLGPFGQEYPHITISMKVMNTAQIMEEILNHQLNFGLIEAPVNHPDMHMEAVMSDELMLVVPKGHPLADQPAVTLEEALQYPFVLREQGSGTRLVMEEQLKKKNMDPASLNVVMELGSTGAIKSAVEAGLGISFLSSSSVKHEVALGLIKLVKITDSKFQREFYSIYLKSALLPISAVTFLTFLREKDLHQWL; encoded by the coding sequence ATGGCGCTTAACTTTCATCAATTGCATATTTTTTATACCGTGGCTGAGAGGGGCAGCTTCTCCGCGGCCGCGCAAGCGCTTCATATGACGCAGCCCGCCGTGACGATGCAGGTCCAGTCCCTGGAGGATTATTTTGGCACCAAGCTGCTTCAGCGCTCCACCAAGCGCATTGACCTGACAGAAGCGGGCCGCGCGCTTATGCCATACGCCAAGAGCAGCATCGAGCTGATCCGCGATACGGACCAGGCCATGTCAACGTTCACGAAGCAGCTGAAGGGCAGGCTCCAGCTCGGCTCCAGCCTGACGATCGGGGAATATATATTGCCCCGGCTGCTGGGACCGTTCGGACAGGAGTATCCCCATATTACAATCAGTATGAAGGTAATGAATACCGCGCAGATTATGGAGGAAATCCTGAACCATCAGCTTAATTTCGGCCTGATCGAAGCGCCGGTCAACCATCCCGACATGCATATGGAAGCCGTGATGAGCGACGAGCTGATGCTTGTCGTGCCCAAGGGCCATCCCCTCGCGGATCAGCCTGCTGTCACCTTGGAGGAGGCGCTTCAATATCCATTTGTGCTGCGAGAGCAGGGGTCGGGCACGCGGCTTGTCATGGAGGAGCAGCTGAAGAAAAAAAACATGGACCCGGCCTCGCTGAATGTCGTGATGGAGCTGGGCAGCACAGGCGCAATCAAATCCGCAGTGGAGGCGGGTCTCGGCATTTCCTTCCTGTCCTCCTCGTCCGTGAAGCACGAGGTGGCTCTTGGCTTGATTAAGCTGGTCAAAATAACCGACTCCAAATTCCAGCGGGAGTTCTATTCCATTTATTTGAAATCCGCGCTGCTGCCCATTTCCGCCGTCACCTTCCTGACCTTCCTGCGCGAAAAGGATCTGCACCAATGGTTATAG
- a CDS encoding PHP domain-containing protein — protein sequence MVIARRADLHTHTTASDGRHTPAEVVRRAKAAGLAAVAITDHDTVAGVPEALLEGARICITVVPGVELSTVADGCDIHVLAYYTDNNDPVWLERLASVGGTRESRNELLLAKLQGLGIPITFDDVRSAAASRGKEGSIGRPHFAEALIRLGVVSNMNEAFDRLLGSGGAAYVQVPKVHPLEALTWIREAGGASVIAHPGLYSRDALVEELLGSGADGLEIFHSDHGEAEERRYGELADRYGVLATGGSDFHGERGGIAFHGELGMCSVDMTVAERLKAVAAGHAANRGSRQT from the coding sequence ATGGTTATAGCGAGGCGAGCGGATCTGCACACGCATACGACTGCCTCGGACGGACGGCATACACCGGCTGAGGTCGTCCGCAGGGCAAAGGCTGCTGGGCTGGCTGCGGTGGCGATTACGGATCATGACACAGTCGCCGGCGTGCCGGAGGCGTTGCTGGAGGGCGCAAGAATCTGCATAACGGTTGTTCCCGGCGTGGAGCTGAGCACGGTCGCGGACGGCTGCGACATTCATGTGCTGGCCTATTATACGGACAACAATGATCCCGTCTGGCTGGAGCGACTGGCCAGCGTGGGCGGGACTCGCGAGAGCCGCAATGAGCTGTTGCTTGCCAAGCTGCAAGGCCTGGGCATTCCCATCACGTTCGATGATGTGAGAAGCGCCGCCGCGTCGCGAGGCAAGGAAGGGAGCATCGGACGGCCGCATTTCGCCGAGGCCCTCATTCGGCTTGGCGTCGTAAGCAACATGAATGAGGCGTTCGACCGGCTTCTCGGCTCTGGCGGTGCTGCGTACGTGCAGGTGCCGAAGGTGCATCCGCTTGAGGCGTTAACCTGGATTCGCGAGGCCGGCGGCGCCAGCGTTATCGCGCATCCGGGCCTGTACAGCCGCGACGCGCTTGTCGAGGAGCTGCTCGGGAGCGGGGCGGACGGTCTTGAAATCTTCCATTCCGATCATGGGGAAGCAGAGGAGCGTCGATACGGGGAGCTTGCCGATCGTTATGGCGTGCTGGCTACAGGGGGCTCCGACTTCCATGGCGAGCGTGGAGGGATTGCCTTTCATGGTGAGCTGGGAATGTGTTCCGTCGACATGACGGTGGCTGAGCGGCTGAAGGCTGTCGCTGCGGGGCATGCCGCAAATCGCGGCTCGCGCCAAACATAA
- a CDS encoding amidohydrolase, protein MELVAMAEQMIAQLYPEMVAWRRYLHQHPELSFHEKKTAAWLASKLRDIGCELRTEVGGHGLIVTIKGDLPGPVVALRADIDALPIQDEKDCDYASKSPGVMHACGHDGHTATLLAVAQFYQSHRGKLKGERRLLFQPAEEVTPGGAAQMVRDGAMAGADVIYGVHLWTPLPYGSASTKAGPFMSAADEFVIDIEGKGGHGGLPHQAVDAIVVGSALVQGLQTIVSRNVNPLHPAVLTIGSFQAGTTNNIIAEKCQLKGTVRSFEESTRFMIHKRLEAFIRHTCEMYGAEHHYHMRVGYPPVVNDGLEAARFFDVAPGIFGKAGTIEAEAITVAEDFSYYLKEKPGCFMFVGAGNPDCGALYSHHHPKFDFDERAMKDAAALLIGMAEHYASEHGE, encoded by the coding sequence ATGGAGCTGGTAGCCATGGCTGAACAAATGATAGCCCAGCTATACCCCGAGATGGTCGCGTGGCGCAGATATTTGCATCAGCATCCCGAGCTTTCATTCCACGAAAAGAAGACAGCTGCTTGGCTCGCAAGCAAGCTGAGAGATATCGGCTGCGAGCTGCGGACGGAGGTCGGCGGCCACGGCTTGATTGTTACCATTAAAGGAGATCTGCCAGGTCCTGTAGTGGCGCTAAGGGCGGATATCGACGCGCTGCCCATCCAGGACGAGAAGGATTGCGATTACGCGTCCAAGTCGCCAGGCGTTATGCACGCGTGCGGTCATGACGGCCATACGGCAACGCTGCTGGCCGTTGCCCAATTCTATCAATCGCACAGAGGCAAGCTGAAGGGCGAGAGAAGACTGCTCTTCCAGCCAGCGGAGGAGGTCACGCCGGGCGGAGCGGCCCAGATGGTGCGCGACGGGGCGATGGCAGGCGCAGATGTTATATATGGCGTGCATCTGTGGACCCCGCTCCCTTATGGCAGCGCTTCGACGAAGGCAGGACCTTTCATGAGCGCGGCGGATGAGTTTGTCATTGATATTGAAGGAAAGGGCGGCCACGGGGGACTCCCCCATCAAGCCGTGGATGCCATTGTCGTTGGGTCGGCGCTTGTGCAGGGTCTTCAGACCATAGTCAGCCGCAATGTGAATCCGCTGCATCCCGCTGTCTTGACGATTGGCTCGTTCCAAGCGGGCACCACCAACAATATCATCGCGGAGAAGTGCCAGCTGAAAGGAACGGTAAGGTCGTTCGAGGAGTCGACTCGGTTCATGATCCATAAGCGACTGGAGGCATTCATTCGTCATACTTGCGAGATGTACGGCGCGGAGCATCACTATCACATGAGAGTCGGCTATCCGCCTGTCGTTAACGATGGACTTGAAGCTGCCCGCTTCTTCGACGTAGCACCCGGCATCTTCGGGAAAGCCGGCACTATAGAGGCTGAAGCCATCACCGTCGCGGAGGATTTCTCCTACTATTTGAAGGAGAAGCCGGGCTGCTTCATGTTCGTAGGCGCCGGCAATCCGGATTGCGGGGCGCTCTATTCCCACCATCATCCCAAATTTGATTTCGACGAGCGCGCCATGAAGGATGCCGCGGCATTGCTGATCGGCATGGCGGAGCATTACGCCAGCGAACACGGAGAATAA
- a CDS encoding YugN family protein, producing MIIENSGLNGLQSELHILDDAAEKAGFVRWQWEYYRATYDLKLTDRTSGQDYFLRVNTRAVEGKLENPHAVLVIEAIYIGRATFPHGMEYESPVPKHIMDTGAQRLEQLKQQLV from the coding sequence ATGATTATTGAAAACTCCGGACTGAATGGGCTCCAGAGCGAGCTGCATATCTTGGACGACGCGGCGGAGAAAGCCGGCTTCGTTCGTTGGCAATGGGAATACTACCGCGCTACATACGATTTGAAATTGACAGACCGCACAAGCGGACAAGACTATTTCCTTCGCGTGAACACACGCGCTGTCGAAGGCAAGCTTGAGAACCCGCACGCCGTTCTGGTCATCGAAGCCATCTACATTGGTCGGGCTACCTTCCCGCATGGCATGGAATACGAATCGCCTGTTCCAAAGCATATTATGGATACGGGCGCGCAACGTCTGGAACAGCTGAAGCAGCAGCTTGTCTAA
- a CDS encoding thermonuclease family protein, protein MRHTYMLLLLMLAILTAGCSNLSLPAAPSLKSDTWYPVSGFVDGDTFKIQVGDEDTTIRMLYIDTPETKKPNTPVQPFGPEASEFTKQRLEQSGEVKLTFDKELKDIYDRTLAVVELKDGSILNELLLMEGLAKVLIVEPNVKMENVYKQLEQSAKQSGIGIWRSGKETSQSELPAKKAASIGLEMNVDKVAEVVTIVNTTFEPINMEDWKLVSVRGNQTYSFEPFELPGQGKLLIISGLNEPARLDDKALRLEWEVDNVWNNMESDPAELYNEKNELVALWEDN, encoded by the coding sequence ATGAGACATACTTATATGCTTTTGCTGCTTATGCTCGCAATCCTGACGGCCGGTTGCTCCAATCTCTCTCTGCCAGCCGCCCCTTCCCTGAAGTCGGATACATGGTATCCCGTGTCGGGCTTTGTTGACGGCGACACATTTAAAATTCAAGTAGGCGATGAGGACACCACCATTCGCATGCTCTATATCGATACGCCCGAAACGAAGAAGCCGAACACTCCCGTACAGCCCTTCGGCCCGGAGGCATCCGAATTTACGAAGCAGCGCTTGGAGCAGTCCGGCGAGGTCAAGCTGACATTCGACAAGGAGCTGAAGGACATCTACGACCGCACACTTGCTGTTGTGGAGCTGAAGGACGGCAGCATCTTGAATGAATTGCTCCTGATGGAAGGCTTGGCGAAGGTTCTGATTGTAGAGCCCAATGTCAAGATGGAGAATGTGTACAAGCAGCTGGAGCAATCCGCCAAGCAAAGCGGGATCGGGATATGGCGTTCCGGCAAGGAAACCAGCCAGTCCGAGCTGCCAGCCAAGAAGGCGGCGTCGATAGGCCTGGAGATGAACGTGGACAAGGTCGCGGAGGTCGTGACAATCGTGAACACGACATTCGAGCCCATCAATATGGAGGACTGGAAGCTGGTCAGCGTAAGAGGCAACCAGACGTACAGCTTTGAACCGTTCGAGCTGCCGGGCCAAGGCAAGCTGCTTATCATATCCGGCCTTAACGAACCAGCGCGCCTGGATGACAAGGCTCTCCGCCTGGAATGGGAAGTCGATAATGTATGGAATAACATGGAGAGCGATCCTGCAGAGCTGTATAATGAAAAAAATGAGCTTGTCGCCCTGTGGGAGGACAATTAA
- a CDS encoding DNA repair helicase XPB, producing the protein MGTEASLIIQSDLTILLDDRLPAAAARELLLASAEAVKRVGSMHTYRITPMTLWHALSAGWTAEEVVGRLKEHARYGLPMQAEDAVRLWAGRFGKLKLYTEDTELVLSGEAILLQQLKLKGGVHDWVKAYRSDTEWLLKGESRGVCKQELTKLGYHVVDLAGYHAGQALDVSLRSTTARGAAFALRPYQREAVQQFSADGEASGGSGVVVLPCGTGKTIVGAAAMAELRAETLILTASRASAEQWREELLDKTTLAPEAVGIYSGQGKQVKPVTIATYQLLTYRKTKSDAYKHMGLFNERDWGLIIYDEVHLLPAPVFRMTASIQATRRLGLTATLVREDGCAEDVYSLIGPKHYVMNWKLAEEQSYISTVSCAEIRIPLADGQRDSYVSAAPRSKLRIAAENGNKLPVVRELLRRHRDKPTLVIGQYLNQLKTVAGELNAPLLTGETPQEERLRLYEAFRSGQHHVLVVSKVANLAIDLPDAAVAIQLSGSFGSRQEEAQRVGRLLRPKSGSNEAWFYTLVTEGTKETEFALKRQMFMLEQGYDYIQLPLPGDGVGCGSSVQSKEAAQG; encoded by the coding sequence ATGGGGACTGAGGCAAGCTTAATCATTCAATCTGATTTGACCATCCTGCTGGATGATCGACTGCCTGCCGCGGCAGCCAGGGAGCTGCTGCTTGCATCTGCGGAGGCCGTTAAGCGAGTGGGATCGATGCATACCTACCGCATTACGCCGATGACGTTATGGCACGCGCTGAGCGCCGGTTGGACTGCCGAGGAAGTCGTAGGGCGGCTGAAGGAGCATGCGCGGTATGGCCTTCCCATGCAGGCGGAGGATGCTGTTCGGCTGTGGGCTGGCCGCTTTGGCAAGCTGAAGCTGTATACAGAAGACACGGAGCTGGTTTTGTCCGGAGAAGCCATCCTGCTTCAGCAGCTGAAGCTGAAGGGCGGCGTTCACGATTGGGTGAAGGCTTATCGCTCCGACACGGAATGGCTTCTGAAGGGGGAGAGCCGCGGCGTCTGCAAGCAAGAGCTGACGAAGCTGGGCTATCATGTAGTCGACCTCGCGGGCTATCACGCCGGACAGGCCCTGGACGTGTCGCTTCGATCGACGACGGCGCGAGGTGCGGCATTCGCGCTGCGGCCCTATCAGCGGGAGGCTGTTCAGCAATTCTCGGCAGACGGAGAAGCGTCGGGAGGGAGCGGCGTTGTGGTGCTGCCATGCGGCACCGGCAAAACCATTGTGGGAGCGGCGGCTATGGCGGAGCTGCGAGCGGAGACGCTGATTCTGACGGCAAGCCGAGCCTCCGCGGAGCAATGGCGGGAGGAGCTGCTGGACAAGACCACGCTTGCGCCGGAGGCGGTTGGCATATACAGCGGCCAAGGGAAGCAGGTGAAGCCGGTCACGATCGCAACCTACCAGCTGTTAACCTATCGCAAGACGAAGTCGGACGCATACAAGCATATGGGGCTGTTCAACGAACGGGACTGGGGGCTTATTATCTACGACGAGGTTCATCTGCTGCCGGCTCCCGTATTCCGGATGACCGCGTCGATTCAAGCGACTCGAAGGCTGGGCCTGACCGCAACGTTAGTGCGCGAGGATGGCTGCGCGGAGGATGTGTATTCGCTGATCGGTCCCAAGCATTATGTTATGAACTGGAAGTTGGCGGAGGAGCAGTCCTACATCTCCACGGTCAGCTGCGCCGAGATTCGTATTCCATTAGCGGATGGGCAGCGGGACAGCTATGTGAGCGCAGCGCCTCGCTCCAAGCTGCGGATTGCAGCCGAGAACGGGAACAAGCTGCCCGTTGTCCGCGAGCTGCTGAGGAGGCATCGGGACAAGCCGACGCTGGTCATAGGACAATATCTGAATCAATTAAAGACAGTGGCCGGCGAGCTGAATGCGCCGCTCCTTACGGGGGAAACGCCGCAAGAGGAGCGGCTGAGGCTGTATGAGGCCTTCCGTTCGGGACAGCATCATGTGCTTGTGGTATCGAAGGTGGCCAATCTCGCAATCGATCTGCCGGACGCGGCAGTGGCGATTCAGCTGTCAGGAAGCTTTGGCTCCAGGCAAGAGGAGGCGCAGCGAGTTGGACGTCTCCTAAGACCGAAATCAGGAAGCAATGAAGCCTGGTTCTACACGCTTGTGACCGAAGGGACGAAGGAGACCGAGTTCGCTCTGAAGCGGCAGATGTTTATGCTGGAGCAGGGCTACGACTACATACAGCTTCCGCTGCCCGGTGACGGCGTTGGGTGCGGGAGTTCAGTTCAATCGAAGGAGGCGGCGCAAGGATGA
- a CDS encoding YlbF family regulator, whose translation MPVAESSQAGAAQEDGARSSLDMGSLLLSAYELGDWINQSAEVAEYLYWKSVVEGSAEVKALQSQFAKAKELFEECQRFGRFHPSYHEAKDKVKLIQNQLAEVECVSRFKAAEQTVDDMLYEVSRLIAESVSDLIKVPGNERNVGGGCGSGGCG comes from the coding sequence ATGCCGGTTGCCGAATCAAGTCAAGCAGGGGCGGCTCAGGAGGATGGCGCAAGATCTTCGCTCGATATGGGATCGCTGCTTCTGTCCGCTTACGAGCTGGGAGATTGGATTAATCAGTCGGCCGAGGTGGCCGAATATTTATATTGGAAGTCCGTCGTGGAGGGAAGTGCCGAGGTGAAGGCGCTGCAGAGCCAATTCGCCAAAGCCAAGGAATTGTTCGAGGAGTGCCAGCGATTCGGACGATTTCATCCCAGCTACCATGAAGCCAAGGATAAGGTGAAGCTGATCCAGAATCAGCTGGCGGAAGTGGAGTGCGTCAGCAGATTCAAGGCAGCGGAGCAGACGGTGGACGATATGCTGTATGAGGTGTCCAGGCTGATCGCGGAGTCCGTGTCCGATCTCATCAAGGTGCCGGGCAATGAACGGAATGTCGGAGGCGGCTGCGGCAGCGGAGGCTGCGGCTAG
- a CDS encoding YlbG family protein — MLPDRTGFIVWVSDLKAARALERFGTVHYMSRKLHYVVMYMNADKVEESLKQMSRLSYVRKVERSFRAEIPTEYSKDSEDKTRFYSL, encoded by the coding sequence ATGTTACCGGATCGAACGGGATTTATTGTATGGGTTAGCGATCTGAAGGCGGCCAGGGCGCTGGAGCGTTTCGGAACTGTTCATTATATGTCCAGGAAGCTGCATTACGTGGTGATGTATATGAACGCCGACAAGGTGGAGGAATCGCTGAAGCAGATGAGCCGGCTGTCATACGTGCGCAAAGTCGAAAGATCCTTCCGCGCCGAGATACCGACTGAATACAGCAAGGACAGCGAAGACAAAACGAGATTTTACAGTTTATAA
- a CDS encoding transposase, which yields MKPIFVPHADYQDFVLKQLRTHVGPGIIIIQKDWPLLTKFWMTDLSPITTFLRDSYSDRGPEPRDPAAMFRSFLLFLMTNPEKGLTEWVNVLKRTPIYAILCGFDFDDLPGVGTFYDFFRRLWPAVDKHLKPMKQPKRKSKPKKGKKGEKAPTATPGRVKRLVTWMMRHADKKTALPTDPLFDFFQSQILTVSANLGLLGDVSALSAAGDGTPIVTAAYTRSKATCDCFAQGLLGCNHPRIYSQPDCNSGWDSAREKYYNGYHLYMISAADSKYDLPLYPRLQPASRHDAVSLVISMMECKHRFNLGVIDKILLDAAHDAEAIYTLLDQQDIEPFIDLNKRSKKNLTTDSDIQISPAGIPICPKGREMKPNGFDKSQNRQKWRCTSSCGCSDAKYGRTYHTHSNDNLRLFPKTARESEKWKLIYKRRTSIERSNKREKIDYKLESGRHRSTMMWYMRIYGIMTCQHMDAWYMSQKDEWDKLKATICPTFA from the coding sequence ATGAAACCTATTTTTGTTCCGCATGCGGACTACCAAGACTTTGTTCTTAAACAGCTTCGTACTCATGTTGGGCCCGGTATCATTATCATCCAAAAGGACTGGCCGCTTCTTACGAAATTTTGGATGACTGATCTTTCTCCCATCACGACATTTCTTCGAGACTCTTACTCGGATCGCGGCCCTGAACCTCGAGATCCAGCTGCTATGTTTCGATCCTTCCTCTTGTTCCTCATGACCAACCCCGAGAAGGGATTAACCGAATGGGTGAATGTCTTGAAGCGGACACCGATCTATGCCATTCTCTGCGGTTTCGACTTCGATGATCTTCCTGGCGTCGGGACCTTCTATGATTTCTTCAGACGCCTTTGGCCTGCGGTAGACAAACATCTTAAACCGATGAAGCAACCCAAACGCAAGAGCAAACCGAAGAAAGGCAAAAAAGGTGAGAAAGCGCCTACGGCTACACCGGGCAGAGTCAAACGTCTCGTCACTTGGATGATGCGTCACGCGGATAAGAAAACAGCTTTACCAACGGATCCCTTGTTCGACTTCTTCCAGTCACAAATCCTTACCGTATCGGCGAATCTAGGTTTGCTTGGGGATGTTTCAGCGCTGAGTGCTGCCGGTGATGGAACTCCCATCGTCACTGCTGCCTATACAAGAAGCAAGGCCACTTGCGATTGTTTTGCCCAAGGTTTGCTGGGTTGTAACCATCCTCGTATTTACTCCCAGCCCGATTGCAACTCGGGCTGGGACAGCGCCAGAGAGAAGTATTATAACGGATACCATCTCTACATGATTTCTGCGGCTGATAGTAAATACGACTTGCCTTTGTACCCTAGACTGCAGCCTGCTTCCCGGCATGACGCTGTCAGTCTAGTCATCAGTATGATGGAATGTAAGCACCGTTTCAACCTTGGCGTGATCGATAAGATACTGCTCGATGCCGCTCATGACGCAGAAGCGATTTACACGCTTCTGGATCAGCAGGACATCGAGCCTTTCATTGATCTAAACAAGCGTAGCAAGAAGAATCTGACGACGGACAGCGACATCCAGATTTCTCCGGCCGGCATTCCAATCTGTCCGAAAGGCCGTGAAATGAAGCCAAACGGGTTTGATAAATCCCAAAACCGCCAGAAGTGGCGGTGCACCTCATCCTGCGGGTGCTCGGATGCCAAGTACGGACGGACATACCATACGCACAGCAACGATAATCTTCGCCTGTTTCCTAAAACCGCTCGCGAGTCAGAGAAGTGGAAGTTGATTTACAAACGCCGCACGTCTATTGAGCGTTCCAATAAGCGGGAAAAGATCGATTACAAACTCGAATCCGGGCGGCACCGCTCGACGATGATGTGGTACATGCGGATCTACGGCATTATGACCTGCCAGCACATGGATGCCTGGTATATGAGCCAGAAGGACGAATGGGACAAGCTGAAAGCTACTATCTGCCCTACATTCGCTTAA